The Anastrepha ludens isolate Willacy chromosome 2, idAnaLude1.1, whole genome shotgun sequence genome contains a region encoding:
- the LOC128857672 gene encoding uncharacterized protein LOC128857672, whose translation MAEDIAPVDRKASKVGGLTEAPEDLNDDVPFSHRELELLYEEICKDEKKKEDWRDHSRHPSYMKFSVPYHLQCRDRYHKSKKNYEQRFQYEIGQIMNNFNTAYEAARFNRHLCITTLWPPLHNRCELTHTQRYYFRLLPAQRRRLNQIMNTNFL comes from the exons AGAGGATATTGCACCAGTTGACAGAAAAGCATCAAAAGTCGGCGGCTTGACGGAAGCACCAGAAGATTTGAATGACGATGTACCCTTCTCGCACCGAGAGCTTGAATTATTGTACGAAGAGATCTGTAAAGAcgagaagaaaaaagaagattggCGTGACCATAGTAGACATCCTAGCTATATGAAGTTTTCGGTGCCCTA CCATTTGCAATGTCGCGATCGCTATCATAAAAGCAAAAAGAATTACGAGCAGCGATTTCAATATGAAATCGGTCAAATAATGAATAACTTTAATACGGCCTACGAGGCGGCACGTTTCAATCG tcATTTGTGCATTACCACGTTATGGCCGCCACTGCACAATCGCTGTGAGTTAACGCACACCCAAAGGTATTATTTCAGACTATTGCCCGCTCAGCGTCGACGTTTAAATCAAATCATGAATACTAATTTTCTATGA